A genomic window from Halobellus ruber includes:
- a CDS encoding DUF7546 family protein, giving the protein MATASVRERVDVRTLLYGAIVANTLVLLAVAYLLVSGITAFEPRYVVYGLLWLFVGIVVLWKADPAPTDWRTRRRAAAVAVGYFAALAVAGGLLTLPEAGTGWGVRVVPLPPGWGPAPVLSTPYVVIGLVPARAVGYLALSYLVYATVIDAVGSAVSGLLGLLSCVSCTWPVIASVATGVVGGGSAVATVALGLSYDLSTAVFLVTVALLYWRPTVDDS; this is encoded by the coding sequence ATGGCGACCGCATCGGTTCGAGAACGGGTCGACGTCCGAACGCTGCTGTACGGCGCGATCGTCGCGAACACCCTGGTGTTGCTCGCGGTCGCGTATCTGCTGGTTTCGGGGATCACCGCCTTCGAGCCCCGATACGTCGTCTACGGGCTCCTGTGGCTGTTCGTCGGGATCGTCGTCCTCTGGAAGGCCGACCCCGCGCCGACCGACTGGCGGACCCGACGGCGGGCCGCCGCGGTGGCGGTCGGCTACTTCGCCGCGCTCGCGGTCGCCGGCGGTCTGTTGACCCTGCCGGAAGCGGGCACCGGCTGGGGCGTCCGCGTCGTCCCGCTGCCGCCGGGGTGGGGTCCCGCGCCGGTGCTTTCGACGCCGTACGTCGTGATCGGGCTCGTTCCCGCCCGTGCCGTCGGCTACCTGGCGCTGTCGTACCTCGTCTACGCCACCGTGATCGACGCGGTCGGGTCGGCGGTGTCGGGACTGCTCGGGTTGCTGTCGTGTGTCTCGTGTACGTGGCCGGTGATCGCGTCGGTCGCGACGGGCGTCGTCGGCGGGGGATCCGCGGTCGCGACCGTCGCCCTGGGCCTGTCGTACGACCTCTCGACGGCGGTGTTTCTCGTCACAGTCGCGCTGCTGTACTGGCGGCCGACGGTCGACGACAGCT